From the genome of Eremothecium gossypii ATCC 10895 chromosome I, complete sequence:
CCCTTGATGCCGCCGGACAACGTGTGGTAGCGATGCGCTGAAATCTCTTCCTCTGTCAAAAGCTTCATGGTCTGTTATAATCTTTGTGCCCTGTGTACTCGATAGCGTCAGCCGGGATACCAGGTAGATATCGAGCGTAAAATAGCTGTGTTATTAATGAAAACTACTACGGCGCTTGCGATGACAGTTCCACCGGGTGTAGGATGAGTCTCTGCGCAGTGCTTTTATACTTTTTTTTCTTTCTATCAGCATCCAGTTGGCCAGCCTAGGCGCAAAAGGTTCTTACAAACTGCCCAGATGGTTCCGTAGCTGACTGACCATCACAGGGGCGCCGGGCGGCCCGATCTAGTGGATCTTATGCCTTGTTATTGGCTATACAGTGTGCGCGGAACCGCGAACAGCCGGAGCCACCCGAGCCGTTACGTAATGACATGGCCGCCCGCAACTCTCCGGTGGCCTTGTCTAGCACCGGGATAGCGTCGTTAAAGGCTTCTAATGCCAAAAATAAGCTAATTTTGGTTGGGCGCTCGGAGGCTGATTTTGACTACCAAGAGGTTTTGTTCGTATAGCGCTGTCGCAACGAGAACCACAACGTAGCGCTACGCGCCAGTATGGCATCGCAGGAACGATGAGGACAAAATAGAACTACGAAAAAAATGGCAGCCGCTTCCAGCATAACGCGAGCAATCACCGCCCCACCCATCGCGTGATACACTGTTGCGCAACTGGATGGAGGGGCTGTGTCACGGTGCCTGGGCTGCCAGTGGCAGCACAAAATAGTAGCAGGAGCGCGGCAAGGACCAATGTCTTAGAGCTCGGCAGGCTGGCATGGCGTGCGGGCTAATTTGGGGGCGGTGGAGGCGGTGTTGTATGCTGCTGGGACTCGAAGGACGTGCGCATATCAATTTAATATAAAGTGCCACTCATGCGCCACAACTGTGGAAAAAGAAAAATTGAAAACAGAGGACCTGATTGGCCAAGATGGTGCACCGCGTGGTGCCATGCGACAAAAGAAAAAAAATATCCCAGAGAGGCAGGACTGGCGCCAACGGTGTCAGTGGGATATTTGGCGTGACAGCGTCGATCCAGACGCGCAAGCTCCACATACGTCTGACAGCGCCAGAGCTCAAGATGTTTTGTGGATATACGGATCTTACGTTTGCTGTAGTCGCACAATGAATGGTCGATCCTTTCACTAAGAATAAGTTGTAGTTGTTCTTTTTAGTTACACACACAAGTAAATGGAAGCTGCCAAAGTTCCAAAGCAACAAGAGGAATGTTATACAAGAGGACAGTTTATTGGCTCTTATCGGTTCTATTACTATCTGATGGAATCAGTGCAGAGGAATATGTGATCACTTTGAAGGCACCCAAAACTTTAAGTAAATTGTTGGCAGTGAAGTTGGGCAACCGCACACTAAAGCAAATACTCGATGCCAGAATCAAGCAGAAGTTTTCTTTCGGAAAGTTTGAGGCTATCACCGTGGACATTCCGCCGTTCCTTGCTGATACATTGACAGAGAACAAGTGGATCTCCCACATTTCGCTCAACGAGGAGTATAACCTTTTGGGTGACGAGTATGCGGGAGAAGAAGACACGGGGGATGACAATGGGGACGAATTCGAGAACGAGAGCGACGATGATGACGGGGATGAcgaagatgaagaagaggaagaagaggaGGACGGAGATGGTGAGGACGGagatgacgacgacgatACAGAGGAGGATGATAGCAGAGGACCTCCTCGGCCAGAGTACCCCGTAGCTCCACCAAGTCCCCAGCGTCCAGTGTTCCCACCGGAACCTGAAACTCCTATCGAAGTACCTGATCCTGAGCCCGAACCTCCGGTCGAATTTCCTGAACCCGAAGAACCGATTGAAAAGCCCGGGCCGAAGAGACCCGTCAATCCGCCAGAGGATGAAGAACCATATAATCCACCCGAACCGGAAGCACCCGCTGAACCACAACCCGACCATCCCATCAGTCCTCCAGAGTCGGAACAGCCATCGGATCCCGACACTCAGCCTCCCAATGATCCGCCATCTTTCGATCCACAACCAGACCAGCCAGTTGAGAGACCAGACCTTGATAGACCTGAGCCAGAGAAACCGGGCAATGATGAACCTTCAGAAGGAgcaccagagtttcctaCCAACCCAGAAGAGCCACAACCACCTAGCGACTCCCCCGAAACACCCGAACCATCTAATCCTCCAGAGTCCGATCCTATCGTTCCATCGGACCCCGAGACCCCATCTGATCCAGAACCTGAACAACCAGTAGATGTACCGGTCCCTGCCCCAGTCACTCCACCAGGACCAGAAGAACCAACCAGTACCCCAGACCCTGACTCGCCACCAGATAAGGAACAGAGGCCAGATGACTTCGACCAGCCACGCGAGAACCCTAATGACCAGCAACCCTCCCCCAACCCTGATCGCCCAGAACCTATCAGAGGTATTCCAGCTGAACCTGTTGCAGGAGCACCTGGTGAGGGGCTGCATCAATACGCTATACAGGTTGATGCACCTCGCCATTTGGCGCGTACTTGCCGGCGTACCGGCCTACCGTTCGATCCCTCTGGCGACAAAGAGTACACCTTCAACTACTATTACGACGAGGAGCACTTGGGCGAGGGAGTCAACGTCTATGTATTGGACAGTGGCATTTACAAGAGCCATCCAGAGTTCGATGGTAGAGCACATTTCGGCATCGACACTACAAAAGAGGGGCCTGGCGATCTAAATGGCCATGGTACACATGTCGCAGGTTTGGTCGGATCCAGAACGTTTGGTATTGCCAAGAAAGCAAATATCTACGAGATCAAAGTCATGACTGTCGATGGTCGGGGGAGCACTTCCAACATAATTGCAGGGGTTGAGTTTGCAGTCAAGCATTGCCAGCAAAGCGGCAAAAGGTGTGTGGCAAACATGAGCCTTGGAGGTCTTAGTTTTGGCCACAGCGCCCTTGATAGTGCAGTCGAAGCTGCAATTGAGGAGGGTCTTGTTTTCGTGGTAGCCGCAGGCAACTCCAAGGAGAGGGCATGCTGGTATAGTCCTGCGAAGGTGAAAACTGCCATCACCGTGGGAGCTTTCGATGACCGCTCCGACATCATTGCATCTTTTTCAAATTATGGCAAGTGTGTGGATATTTTTGCACCAGGTGTCGCTGTCGCTTCTTTGTCGAACAGCCCCTCGAATACCATGCGTGTGTTGAACGGCACCTCCATGTCTGCGCCGATCACGGCAGGTGTGGTAGCCGTATTACTAGACCAAGGCATTGAGCCCCACGAGGTCAAAGATCATTTACTTTCCATCTCGACAAAGGGCTTGTTCCATAAACGGAGGCTCGTCAGTTCTAGAACACCTGATCGTGCTCTTTTCACTGGTGTGAAGCGGGAAGATGATTCGTTCAGCACCGAAAAGTTTCCTTTTGTGAACGAAGAGGCATACCTAAAATTTATTGGCGATGACCTCAAGAAAGTGCAGGGACCATCCTTGTTTAGAAAGGTCTTGCGTTCATCGCTAAGTAAAGTCATTTAATCGAAATATAGTACTTACCATTAGAGATATATTTTCTAACGAATACTTACGTAAGTTCAAATCGAGGGAATGCAAGTACTTAATATGTGCAAGAGAGTAGTCGGCTGCCCAGGCAGCAACGCTTTGGGGCCGATAAGCCGCGACGCAGGCACTAGCGGCATCAGAGCACCAATCATGCGCAGCCAGAGCCCACCAGGTAAATGTACAAGTCGCCCCATTTGTGGCACCAGAATCCCGATCATCAGCCCAGCTATAGCAGAAGTGTCTTGAGGCCGCACCAGCCAGCTGCGACAAGCGCCATACTACCGGATGCATAGTACATTGGCTTTAGGCCCTTCGAACTCTTGAACAGGGCGCCGGCAATGGCGCCGGAGGCAATAGACCCTGCGGCATCGTGCTTGCCGCGCAAGCCCTCAATCGTAGAGTTGATCAGGTTGTAAGTCAGAGCCAGAACACCCGCGTTGTTCCCCAAGAATGGACCGCGGCGTGTGATGTGGTTCAGCACTGTGTTAAGCTGCAGTTTCCCCGGCGCGTTGGGAGGGATGTTGCGCAAGCCCTCAAAGAACCCGTATGCGCCTCCGAGCCCCAGCCCGGTCAGATAGACGGACCCCGTCCCGTAACAAAGGTCGTCCGTCCACCCGCGCGACGGAATCAGACCCTGTGACCCTTCTACACTGGAGAGCTTTTCCTCGTCCAGGTCCAGATATTCCACGCCCCGTTCCAACCCGGCAAGTGGGTGCAACCGCGAGGGATCCAGAGCCCCTGGGGTCGCGATGATGTTCGCCACGTTCGTCACTTGCTGGGGATCGAAACCCAGGGTCTCCTGCAGCTTCCGGTCATCTGCACCGGAGTCCTGCTTCTTACTGCCAAACAGAAAAGACATATCCCACCGCAATTCTTTTGTCTGATACCCTTGTCTGGCACTTACCTTGTGACTCCCTTCAACTGGCCTATGCTCCGTAGGCCCGCCGTCGTGCTTCACCTGGTGGTGGCTCTGCGCTCTAGTAGCCCGGCGACTGCTGGCCGAAAATTTTTCAttcatcacgtgacacatGTAGTCACGTGCAATTTTCTCAACAGCGTCAGGGTGTAAGAATGTAAGTAATCGTAATAATTAAAAGAATAACAGCTATTAATACATAGTACTGCGGGTTACTGCGGTAAAGAGAGTGTGTTGCAACCCTTGGTATTTCATCTAAGAATAAATTGATAAGCTCTACACTCGCGAACTCTTCTGCCACTGGCGTAATAAGAGTAGCCATTTCATGAAGAGTTTTATTTGGTTATTCGCAAGCAAGTCTTCGTTCTCGGGTAATAACCGCTTTCTCGGTTAGAGATATTTGCTCAAGCTTCCGTAAAATAAATAGATGCTTTATAATCCTTGTATCTATGTCCCTGGTGCTTTGTAGCTGACTTTTTGGGGTAACTCTTAGTGAACTCGGCTATTACATTGAACCTATATTCTCCAGATACGTCATCGATATGGACTTTCTCAAAGATCCTCAGACGCCTGCCTTTGAGAACGGCAATGCGTCTTCTGTAGAAGATGCCGGGACACACAATGTTGAATTTTTCGTGGTTTTCTCGTAATTTTGAAGCTTATGTTTGTATTTATTGCAGAGTTTACGTTGCTCATCGGGCAAATTAAACTTGGTCTGCAATAATTCGATTATGACGACACACCTGTAATCTTTTTGAGACTCCTATTCTTGCACGCCAATAAAGCGGGATGATCGGCTTGTATCTTAAAGTGTTTGTAATCTAAGAGGTAGTTAAGGTGTTACGGCGCCCGAAATATCCCAAGTAGTTCTAGTTCACCTGCAGAGTACCCCTGTTCTGCTTGTTGGTCGGCTTTGGAGAAAAATTCGACGGCCCCCATGGGCTTACCGTCGGTCAATTCTTCGAGTGCTGCGCTTAATCCATACTAGGCTCCATCAGTAGTTAGTCTGCACTGACCATTCGGATTAAATGGAACGACCACATGCGGTGGCGTTAGGAATTATTTTACCTTTTCGAAATCCTTATCCTCTTCACCAGACCATTTCTTCTTCTAGCCGACAAAGTGACGAAAGGGTTAAGTGGTCGTAAGCATCCAGGTATGTATCTCGGGAGTAATTGCATGCCTAAAAAGCTTTTTTGCCGAGATATCCATTTTTGTTTTGGGTAAGTTGGCTACCGTTTCACAGTTTTCGATGAGAGGGCCTTATTGATTTAATTTGTGCAGTCTGTCTCACTGCTTCCAGTGTTCTTTGGTTTCGCTCAAATGAGTGTATCACGCAGGTATACGCATCGATGGCATTCGTCTAAATAAATCTGCCACACATCGAGCGAACGTACTGGGAGCATTTACCAGTCCGAATGGCATGGACTTGAGTTGGTCTTTGCCGCTGGACGTGATAATACTGTCTTGTAACAGTCTTCGGCGATAGAGACCTGATAATATCCACTGTGCAAATCGGTAGTGGTAAATATCGTTGCTGTACCAAGTCTCCACACCATCAATCCTGGGTAATGGGAATGTATTTTTTACCGTTATCTTAGTCAGCGCTTTGTAATCAATGTACACCCATGCTCTTCTGTTTTATTTACTAGCATAGCTGGACTAGCGCAAGGGGCCTCAGATAGTTCTATCAATGCCTATCAAATCCTTCTGCAATATCCCTGGGAAGAGAGCCTAGCCTAAATGCTCGTTCTTTTCGCGGCCTTTCTGCCCTCCTATGTATATTACAGCTAGAGTGTCGCAAGCAAGCCATAGAAATAGTACATTGTCCTGGGAACGATGATTTACTGTGCGTTGCTGCTCCACAGATTCACCTGTTCGGCATCGAATAATTAGCGTTCGATTGCCGCCAGTGTGATGCCTTATACCGGCATACTAAAACAGGGTCCTCGCTCGAATCGTGGTTCACGAATGATTCCCTCCATGAGTTCCCATCGCGTAGAGCATCATATGCGCGGACAGCGCCACGGGAGCGAGCCACAGTGCCACGGGAGCGAGCGACAGCGCAGTCTACGGCAGCACGGAGCGACCATTCTTTACGCGGCACGTCACAGTGCAGAGGTCCTTTTCTACGAGGCCAGCGTGTAGCGGCCGTCATGGTGATGTCACAGTCACGTGCTGTCTTACCTCATCTGTTGGAAACCCACACATTCAGTAAGCCCAACAATTCCCCTGCCCAGCAAGGCCAGGTCGGCGGCTCCGCGCTAGTCAACAACTACACACTATTCCAACAATTCCAGCGCGGACCAGACAAGATATAAAGTGCGGCCGCGTGTAGTCCAGTAGTGTACGTGCGCAGTACCCATACTCAGTTCATTTCACTGAAGGTACAGGTATGTTTAGTTGCCGCGCTGGCAAGGTCCATGTGAAATTTATGGGGTCACGTGAGCGTTTTCGGCATGTCCGGAACTGCGCAATTTGATTTGAAGGATGGCAGACAACTTCAAGCGAAATGGTGCATTATAAATGAGCGGCAGAGCCTGTGGAGGCAGGCAGAAAACGTGACTCCCGCACACAAGCGTTTTGACTAACCTTACGCCATCCAGACTTTTGATCTTTCTCCAGCGAACGCCACTATATCGCCTGACCTGGCCAGTGATCAGACGGACACGGGAGCCTTTGCGAGTACTTACACTAGTGAAAAGACTGAGAAGTTGGACCAAGCTGCAGCCGCAGACAATTGATGCACAGCAGGCCAACAAAATGAGCGAAGGGAGTTTTACAGAGGCCATGGAGTCACAGAAACGGTACGAGTTCACAGACTACTCGGCCAAGCACGCCCGGCTAGCGCCTCACTTCATCGGTCTGAATACCGTGGAACAGGCGGAGGCGTCGCCGCTGCGCGACTACGTGCGGCTTCACGGCGGCCACACGGTCATCTCGAAGATCCTGATTGCGAACAACGGGATTGCTGCGGTAAAAGAGATCAGATCAGTGCGTAAGTGGGCGTATGAGACGTTCGGGGACGGAAAAGTTGTTCAGTTTGTTGTCATGGCAACACCGGAAGATCTAGAGGCGAATACCGAGTATATTCGCATGGCCGACCAGTACGTGGAGGTACCCGGCGGCACAAATAACAATAACTACGCAAATGTCGACCTGATCGTCGATGTTGCAGAGCGTGCTGACGTTGATGCAGTTTGGGCCGGATGGGGTCACGCTTCGGAGAATCCGCTCCTTCCTGAGAAGCTGGCCCGGTCGAAGCGGAAGGTAGTGTTCATTGGCCCTCCAGGGAGCGCTATGCGCTCTTTGGGAGATAAAATTTCTTCCACGATTGTCGCACAACACGCCAAGGTGCCCTGCATCCCATGGTCGGGTACTGGCGTGGACCAGGTCGAAATAGATCCGCACACTAAGCTCGTATCGGTTGCGGACGATATCTACCAGAAGGGGTGCTGCTTGTCCCCCGAAGATGGCCTAAACAAGGCTAAACAGATCGGCTTTCCAGTTATGGTGAAGGCATCTGAAGGTGGCGGAGGTAAGGGTATTCGTAAGGTTGTGAGGGAGGAAGACTTTATTTCTCTGTACCAGCAGGCTGCAAATGAAATACCAGGATCTCCTATTTTTATTATGAAGTTGGCAGGAAAGGCTCGTCATCTAGAGGTTCAACTGCTGGCCGACCAATATGGTACAAATATCTCCCTATTTGGTCGCGACTGCTCTGTTCAACGGCGGCACCAGAAGATTATAGAAGAAGCCCCAGTGACGATCGCTAAACCAGATACGTTTGCCGAAATGGAGAGGGCTGCAGTGAGATTGGGTAAATTAGTCGGCTACGTTTCTGCGGGAACAGTTGAGTACCTATATTCGCACGAAGAAGACAAGTTCTATTTCCTTGAGCTGAATCCAAGACTTCAGGTGGAACATCCTACCACCGAAATGGTCACAGGTGTAAATTTGCCTGCAGCACAGCTTCAGATCGCAATGGGCATACCGCTGCATAGAATCAGAGATATACGCTTATTCTACGGCCTTGACCCACATACTGCTACAGAGATTGATTTTGAGTTTTCTTCAGCGGATGCTTTGCAGACGCAAAGAAGGCCCATCCCCAAGGGCCACTGTACAGCATGTAGAATAACGTCAGAGGATCCAAATGAGGGTTTCAAACCGTCGGGTGGCTCTTTACACGAGTTGAACTTCCGTTCCTCTTCCAACGTCTGGGGTTATTTTTCTGTTGGTAACAACGGTGGAATTCATTCATTCTCTGATTCGCAATTTGGCCACATCTTTGCGTTTGGTGAGAACAGGCAGGCATCGAGGAAACACATGGTTGTTGCTTTAAAGGAATTATCCATAAGAGGTGACTTTAGAACTACAGTGGAATATCTAATAAAACTGCTTGAGACTGAAGATTTTGAGGATAACACTATTACTACTGGTTGGTTGGATGATTTGATCTCTCAAAAGATTTCAGCCGAAAAACCGGATCCTATGTTGGCGGTAATCTGTGGCGCTACCACCAAGGCGCACATTGCATCAGAGCAAGCGCTGCAGGAATATGCATCCTATCTCAAGCGTGGTCAAGTTCCTAATAAGAACATGCTGAAAACGATGTATCCTGTTGAGTTTATACACGAAGAGAAGAGGTATAAATTCACCGTCGCGAAGTCCGCTGATGATAGGTATAATCTTTTCATCAATGGATCTAGGTGCGAAGTTGGTCTTCGGAAATTGTCAGATGGCGGGCTATTGATAGCTGCTGGTGGTAAGTCCCATACAGTTTACTGGAAAGAGGAAGTCGCTGCAACAAGACTGTCTATAGACCACCAGACAACGCTGTTGGAGACAGAGAACGATCCCACGCAGCTGCGGACTCCGTCGCCGGGTAAGTTAGTGAACTTTTTGGTCGAATCAGGCGATCATCTCGAGGCAGGCCAACCGTATGCTGAGATCGAGGTCATGAAAATGCAAATGCCTCTCATCGCCCAGGAGAGCGGTGTCCTGCAACTACTAAGGCAACCTGGCTCTACGTTGGCCGCTGGTGACATTCTAGCCATTTTAACGCTTGATGATCCTAGTAAGGTAAAATATGCCATGCCTTTTGAAGGTATGCTTCCTGATCTTGGTGCCCCAGTGATTGAAGGAACGAAGCCAGCGTACAAATTCAGATCTCTAGTTTCGACCCTAGAGAATGTCTTAAAAGGCTACGACAATCAAGTGATTATGAATGCGTCATTACAAAAGCTAATAGAGGTCCTTAGAGACCCGCAGTTACCTTATTCAGAGTGGAAAATGCAAGTATCTGCTTTACACTCCAGGTTACCACAGGCCTTGGATCAGCAATTAGAGCAATTGGTCGAGCGTTGCCATAAAAGGTCTGCGGATTTCCCTGCAAAGCAGCTGGGAAAGATTTTAGAAAACGCTATCAACGAGCGGAAATCAGACCCATTGTTCCAGACTGTTGTGGAACCCTTGACAAGTATCACAACTCGTTACAAGACTGGGTTACAGGACCATGAGCACGCCGTTTTGGGAAGCTTTTTGGAAAATTACTATTCAGTTGAGAAGCTATTCTCTGGCTCTAAGGTTAATGAAGAGGATGTTATCCTCAAGTTACGGGATGAAAACGCCGATGACCTAAATAAGGTAGTCATGACTGTCCTTTCACATTCTCGTGTTTCTGCGAAGAATAATTTGATATCTGCCATTCTAAAGCATTACCGTCCTCTATGCAAATTATCATCCGAGGTGGCGGCTAAGATATCTGTTCCCTTGAAACATATCGTTCAGTTGGAATCCAAAGCAACTGCTAAGGTAGCCCTTCAAGCAAGGGAGATATTGATTCAGGCAGCTCTACCTTCGGTCAGAGAAAGGACAGAACAACTAGAGCACATATTGAAAAGTTCTGTGGTTAAGCCTACTTATGGTGCTACCGAGATGAACCATACGGATCCGAACATTGAGGTTTTGAAAGACCTCATTGATTCCAATTACGTGGTATTTGACGTTTTGACTCAATTTTTAAATCACAGGGATAAATATGTGAttgcagcagcagcagaagtTTACATTCGCCGGGCCTATAGAGTCTATACCGTCGGTGATATCAAGTACCATTCTGGCTTTGATACTCCAATTTTTGAATGGAAGTTCCAATTGCCATCTGCTGCCTTCACTTCGCGCCCGCAGGTTACTTCGAGGCTGGGTGTGAACAGAGCTATTTCCATCTCAGATTTGACATACGTATCTGAGGCTGAAAACCAACCTTCTAGAACAGGACTACTAGTGCCCGCCCCACATTTGGATGATGTCGACTCTATTCTATCGAATGCTCTGAGCGTAATTCCTATGCAATTGTCCCATTCCGGTCCTTTGCCAGATAGGTCTGCGGCGGCTAACCCATCATTGTCAAATGTAGTAAATGTGGTAATTTCTTCTACGGAAGGTTTCGACTCCGAGGCAGAAGTTTTGGACAGATTGAAGGAAATTTTGGAGCTAAATAAAAGCGAACTTCTCGCTTCAGCAATCAGACGCATTACATTTGTCTTTGGATACAGGGATGGCTCTTATCCAAAGTACTATACTTTCAGGGGATCTGACTATGTCGAAGATAAAACTATTCGTCACATTGAACCAGCACTAGCCTACCAGTTGGAGTTGGGTAGAATGTCAAATTTCCACATTAAGCCTATCTTCACAGAAAATAGAAATATCCATGTCTATGAAGCGATAGGTAAAAACTCACCTGTTGATAAACGTTTTTTCACCAGAGGCATTATTAGGACGGGCCGCATCAGGGATGATATCACTATTCAAGAATATTTGACTTCTGAAGCGAATAGATTAATGAGTGATATTTTGGATAACTTGGAGGTCACTGATACCTCTAATTCAGACTTAAACCATATCTTTATCAATTTCTCTGCCGTCTTTGACGTTTCGCCAGCAGACGTTGAGGCAGCGTTTGGAGGCTTCTTGGAAAGATTTGGTAAGAGACTTCTAAGGCTTCGTGTTGCTGCGGCAGAAATTCGTATCATGATAAAGGATCCGGGATCTGGGACTCCGGTTGCCCTAAGAGCGTTAATTAATAACGTTTCTGGTTACGTTGTGAGAACTGAATTGTATACTGAGGTTAAGAATGCGAACGGAGATAGAATTTTCAAATCATTGGATAAGCCTGGTTCGATGCACTTGAGGCCAATTGCAACGCCATATCCTGTGAAGGAATGGCTACAGCCAAAACGTTACAAGGCTCATTTGATGGGTACTACGTACGTGTATGACTTCCCAGAACTGTTCCGGCAAGCTACATTAAGCCAATGGAGGAAACATTCGCCGAAGATGCAGTTATCCGATGATTTCTTCATTGCGAATGAGTTGATCTCTGACGAGAATGGTGAACTAACAGAAGTTGACCGCGAGCCCGGTACTAATAGTATTGGTATGGTAGCTTTCAAGGTTACTGTTAAGACACCTGAATATCCCCATGGCCGGCAATTCGTTATTATCGCTAACGATATTACCTACATGATTGGGTCCTTTGGGCCACAAGAAGATGAATTCTTTGAGAAAGTTACCAACTATGCTAGAAAGCGTGGTATTCCCAGAATTTATCTGTCAGCGAACTCAGGAGCAAGAATTGGTATTGCTGAAGAACTTGTTCCAATGTTCTCCGTGGCTTGGAAGACCCCTGGTAATCCTGAAAAAGGCTTTGACTATCTATATTTCACGACAGAAATGTATGAAACGTTGAAGCAGTCTGGTAAAGAAAATGTCGTAATTACTGAAAGAATTGTGGAAGATGGAGAAGAGAGATACGCCATCAAGGCAATCATAGGATCAGAAGATGGTCTAGGTGTTGAGTGTCTAAGGGGTTCTGGCTTGATTGCAGGTGCAACCTCAAAAGCATACAAGGATATTTTTACGATAACCTTAGTGACATGCAGATCGGTAGGTATTGGCGCTTATTTGGTCAGATTAGGCCAGCGTGCGATCCAAGTGGAAGGACAACCTATAATTCTAACAGGTGCACCTGCTATTAACAAAGTTCTTGGCAAGGAAGTTTACTCTTCTAACTTGCAACTAGGTGGCACACAAATTATGTACAACAACGGTGTGTCCCACTTGACCGCGCAGGATGATCTAGCAGGTGTTGAACAGATAATGGAATGGCTCTCCTATATTCCAGCTAAACGTAATATGCCCGTACCTATACTGCAGTCAGAGGACAACTGGGATAGGGATGTTGAATACACACCAACACTTTCACAGCCTTATGATGTACGCTGGATGATTGAAGGCCGCCAAGGACCTGATGGATTTGAATATGGTCTGTTTGACAAGGGTTCCTTCCAGGAAACATTATCAGGCTGGGCGAGAGGCGTCGTTGTAGGCAGAGCTCGCATGGGTGGTATCCCGCTCGGTGTTATTGCCGTTGACACTCGTACAATTGAAACTGTGATCCCTGCCGATCCGGCAAACCCTGCATCCACAGAAACTTTGATTCAGGAGGCAGGCTTAGTTTGGTATCCTAACTCAGCAT
Proteins encoded in this window:
- the ACC1 gene encoding acetyl-CoA carboxylase ACC1 (Syntenic homolog of Saccharomyces cerevisiae YNR016C (ACC1) and YMR207C (HFA1)) gives rise to the protein MSEGSFTEAMESQKRYEFTDYSAKHARLAPHFIGLNTVEQAEASPLRDYVRLHGGHTVISKILIANNGIAAVKEIRSVRKWAYETFGDGKVVQFVVMATPEDLEANTEYIRMADQYVEVPGGTNNNNYANVDLIVDVAERADVDAVWAGWGHASENPLLPEKLARSKRKVVFIGPPGSAMRSLGDKISSTIVAQHAKVPCIPWSGTGVDQVEIDPHTKLVSVADDIYQKGCCLSPEDGLNKAKQIGFPVMVKASEGGGGKGIRKVVREEDFISLYQQAANEIPGSPIFIMKLAGKARHLEVQLLADQYGTNISLFGRDCSVQRRHQKIIEEAPVTIAKPDTFAEMERAAVRLGKLVGYVSAGTVEYLYSHEEDKFYFLELNPRLQVEHPTTEMVTGVNLPAAQLQIAMGIPLHRIRDIRLFYGLDPHTATEIDFEFSSADALQTQRRPIPKGHCTACRITSEDPNEGFKPSGGSLHELNFRSSSNVWGYFSVGNNGGIHSFSDSQFGHIFAFGENRQASRKHMVVALKELSIRGDFRTTVEYLIKLLETEDFEDNTITTGWLDDLISQKISAEKPDPMLAVICGATTKAHIASEQALQEYASYLKRGQVPNKNMLKTMYPVEFIHEEKRYKFTVAKSADDRYNLFINGSRCEVGLRKLSDGGLLIAAGGKSHTVYWKEEVAATRLSIDHQTTLLETENDPTQLRTPSPGKLVNFLVESGDHLEAGQPYAEIEVMKMQMPLIAQESGVLQLLRQPGSTLAAGDILAILTLDDPSKVKYAMPFEGMLPDLGAPVIEGTKPAYKFRSLVSTLENVLKGYDNQVIMNASLQKLIEVLRDPQLPYSEWKMQVSALHSRLPQALDQQLEQLVERCHKRSADFPAKQLGKILENAINERKSDPLFQTVVEPLTSITTRYKTGLQDHEHAVLGSFLENYYSVEKLFSGSKVNEEDVILKLRDENADDLNKVVMTVLSHSRVSAKNNLISAILKHYRPLCKLSSEVAAKISVPLKHIVQLESKATAKVALQAREILIQAALPSVRERTEQLEHILKSSVVKPTYGATEMNHTDPNIEVLKDLIDSNYVVFDVLTQFLNHRDKYVIAAAAEVYIRRAYRVYTVGDIKYHSGFDTPIFEWKFQLPSAAFTSRPQVTSRLGVNRAISISDLTYVSEAENQPSRTGLLVPAPHLDDVDSILSNALSVIPMQLSHSGPLPDRSAAANPSLSNVVNVVISSTEGFDSEAEVLDRLKEILELNKSELLASAIRRITFVFGYRDGSYPKYYTFRGSDYVEDKTIRHIEPALAYQLELGRMSNFHIKPIFTENRNIHVYEAIGKNSPVDKRFFTRGIIRTGRIRDDITIQEYLTSEANRLMSDILDNLEVTDTSNSDLNHIFINFSAVFDVSPADVEAAFGGFLERFGKRLLRLRVAAAEIRIMIKDPGSGTPVALRALINNVSGYVVRTELYTEVKNANGDRIFKSLDKPGSMHLRPIATPYPVKEWLQPKRYKAHLMGTTYVYDFPELFRQATLSQWRKHSPKMQLSDDFFIANELISDENGELTEVDREPGTNSIGMVAFKVTVKTPEYPHGRQFVIIANDITYMIGSFGPQEDEFFEKVTNYARKRGIPRIYLSANSGARIGIAEELVPMFSVAWKTPGNPEKGFDYLYFTTEMYETLKQSGKENVVITERIVEDGEERYAIKAIIGSEDGLGVECLRGSGLIAGATSKAYKDIFTITLVTCRSVGIGAYLVRLGQRAIQVEGQPIILTGAPAINKVLGKEVYSSNLQLGGTQIMYNNGVSHLTAQDDLAGVEQIMEWLSYIPAKRNMPVPILQSEDNWDRDVEYTPTLSQPYDVRWMIEGRQGPDGFEYGLFDKGSFQETLSGWARGVVVGRARMGGIPLGVIAVDTRTIETVIPADPANPASTETLIQEAGLVWYPNSAFKTAQAIADFNHGEQLPLMILANWRGFSGGQRDMYNEVLKYGSFIVDALVDYKQPVFVYIPPTGELRGGSWVVVDPTINSDQMEMYADSDSRAGVLEPAGMVGIKYRREKLLKTMERLDAKYKELKDSLSDSSLSSEEHQKLANELAAREKLLLPIYQQVSIQFAGLHDKAGRMLAKGVIRKELQWVNARRFFFWRLRRRLNEEYLIRRLESELPNASRLEKFARLRSWYPASVDQENDQQVATWIEENYQVLEDYLQALKLESFAQNLAKAIRSDHDNAITGLAEVLKLLSAEDKEKIMKSLK